Genomic DNA from Schistosoma haematobium chromosome 1, whole genome shotgun sequence:
TGGCAAAGAATGTAATTTTACGACTGAGTGGACTAAAATTACTACTAAATTATGACGGTTTTTTACAGCTATATTTCGTCATGAATTAAACAATTTTGTAGTTCACAACACAGCGTAACAAATTTTTGGCAAAAATGGTACATGTAACTTCCGGAAATGAATCCTTTAATGGGGATTCATGATCGTTGATAACCTTCTTGGTCCTAACGGATTTAAATATCTGAAGACTTTCAGTCAAATATTCTGTTCACTTCCCAGCACACTATTCTTATGACGTTTCTATGATCCTGTAGATAGCCAACCTAGTAGCTTGATGTTCGTCTACGATTATATACACAGTTACTTCCGACCATCATTgtctttttctttgtttatattaCGGGTACAATGTTTGGAAGAGCATGGTATCAGCAACGTTTAATCCTGCTGTACCAAGTTATTTCGAAAATATGATTATATCATTTTTAGGATTATCAGTAGATGTGTATGATTGATTTATTGCCATATGCATGAGGAAATATATATTAATGGGCTTTTAAACAGTTAGTGCTACCGAATGAGATATTTCCATATGAAAACCAAAGTTTTTAGTAACATAATTTGTTATTCGAGCATCCCCGGTTTtttattgtgatttttttctaattttttaatTGAAGAATAAAATCAGATACCGCTACGACAGGAAAAAATGAGAAGTCATTGGTTGTATCATGACCTTGACCTCGATCCTTGATGAATCTCTTATTATATGTTGATTGATTTCTAGCCATACTGAACGCtaaatttctgtcaaactattcgttctaatatcGATGAATATTCGTATAAGCCATACTAATTTGTTTGAGTATTATGTACCTATAAGGCCACTCTAATTCTCAATTTCTGTATTCCGTCCgtgtttataattttaataacCAATGGGTTGGGATTCAGTGGACAGTCCTATGAGTGGATTATCAGATCACCTTTAATCACCGAATCAGTTGTTTCCTGAAGTTAGTTTCTCTGATTCCACAGAAAGTTAGGTCTTGAAGCGATACCAGTTTCAGTGTTTATTCAAAGTCCCTTGATTAGTTGttgattatttcataaatttcatGTAACTATTGTCATTGATTCGAAAAAAATTTATGTTTATGCATTAATCATAAtgcaataattttatttatgtgCATCATTTTAAAACAGTATAGCCAGCTATAAGAAATGCAGAACCTGGCAGATTTGCACATCACCTCAAGTCCCTATAACACTAGATGAATAAACTTAGGGAAAAATATCATAAAGTAACTCTAAAAGTTGACAGAGTCGATGTATCTACGACATTATGGTTTGAAAAAAAACGTAAGTCATTGATAAAAAATTTCAGAAAAGCAAAAATTTTCATTTCGAGAAAGACAAATAGAGGGAACTATATCTTTCcaattattttatcattatagCTCTATACTAATATATATTTAACTGTAACAGTAAAATGTATACCACTCAGATGATGGTGcatcatataatattaaaaaGTTCCTTGTTGAGTTAACTATGATGTCGGGGTAGAGTTGGGTTTTTCCAGGCTTAATTGTTTATGGACGAAATTTTCGAAATGAGTGTAAGCCAACATTATTAATACACTGTTCTTTAAAATACTCAGAACCTGAACAATCGCAATTGAGTACATTAAGTTGTTTCATACTACATTGAATTACTTATATGATGAATTTATATTCATACACACTAAAGTACTAAGTCATAACTGTTTTTCCAGGTGTCCAGGATCATTTACCAGTGATCCATCTTATCCTTTCCCaaattgtttacaaattaaAGATCGATGTGCCAGTACAATATGCATTCATGGTGACTGTGTTAGTTCAAAAGATGGACAAGTAAGATTATTTGcttaattatttagttattatgCTTAAAAGTAACGTAGTTGGGTTGGCAAAATAATTCAACTGAACAGCTTAAGCACGGATAGTGAAGGCTCGGTTACCACTTCCCACAAAAATcgaagtgatatatatatatatatatatgggtaaGTTAGCAACTGACACTTGTGATAATAAGTGATAAAACTATTGCGTCACATAAATCTATATGGAAAACGGTATGCTACACTCACTTGTTATTAAATAACATGTATGTTTTTACCATCTGGAAGTTTGTAGTTTAGAAAATATTTGACAGATATTTTTGATgaaatgttaaattattttcCTCTCACGATACTTTAACTGCTCGTATTCAGATTACCAAACGAGCAGGTATAATGGAAAATAATTCTCCATTCATGTGACTGGATCAGTATTATGAACATAAATGATAATATAGATTAAAGGAAACCTTCAATGTTATAAACCTTACTCTCGGGTAATTTTACTATTCTCCTATGTATCAAAGAATATTCattttcagaatgggttttgcggagatttttcgcaatttcacaggttgaaatcatgagtcaattattatatatagacattaacaccattggatgccggctcagtggtctagtggttaagtgctcgcgcgagaaaccagtaggccctgggttcgaatcctggggggtgcgggatcgtggatgcgcgctgctgaggagtcccgtaccaggacgaaacggccttccagtgctcccaggttttccatggtggtctagcttcaattgattcatgatttcaacctgtggaaTATTCATTTCTTATCACTTTTATCCTTCGAATGAGTGCACTCGTTAAAGAATAATAGGTCTTGATTGAATGTTTAGTATTCAATTTGTGAATTTAAATCTTAAATAAAATGGGTCATTTGTTTTAGCCCATTTCAAACTACTTAAGTAGTTTCATCCCAGTCGTGTTCACTGACTTATTGATTACAATACTTTGGATTCATGTGTATGTGTTGGTATTGAGTTGTATTCACTGAACTGTATGCTTCAGTAACTGTAAATGTAAACGTATATTGGCAATAAATAATAGACAAATAAAACAGAACATTCGATTGTATTACATTTTGTCTTCTCAAAACCGGATCCGATAAATtaagtatataaataaaaaaagaattaatcaCAGTTACTTCAATAATTCTCTAAGTGATCTATAACAtttgttaaaaaatgtttagaaAGTTTATTGGAGCTTCGACCGAGAATGACAGCGTGAAATTAGTCCATATGTATAGGGAATTATTTGACATCTTCTGAAACTTAACCACTATGGATACCAATTCCAATCGGCTGGAGATGACTTTACATGCTGTTCATCAATTTCAAAAAGGCAACTTCAAATAAATTCTATTTGTGGTAGATTCTGGTTAATTTTTTGAGAATTATTGAATTTACTAACATTTTATCACAACAAAATTTAGTTGACTTAAGTAaatgaaaattacaaatatttattttttgtattattactcAATTCCAGGAAAGTTATTGTATTTGTCCTGAAGGAACATATGGAAAATATTGTGAATTAACACTCGGACAATGGGGTCAATGGTCACCATGGTCTGAATGTTCACCAAATTGTGGACTTTATAATCACCGAAGGCGTATGCGTACACGTGACTGTTTAGGTGAGGCATGTAGCGGTGGTTTAGGTTATTTACATATGGAATTCTGCGATACAAAACCTTGTTCAGATGAAAAACTGATGTTAAGTAGAATAAATTCGTCAGAAATCCAAAAATTGAAAATGTTACAAGTACAAGGAACACGTTATGTAGAAATATCAGGTGAGATTGCTAAATACCTCTTATTAATAACTTGTATCTTTTCTGTAACTACAGTGACAGCTATGATCATAGTTGTATACtgtttataaaattttaataatgaCACAGCTTACTTAACATACATAATTCATGTTGAATATAAACTATtattgtgtttattttattaagaaATACTGATTGATGAAGAATATTTACCTCTGAGAACTGTAGATGATCGAGGTGGAGGAAAATTAGTCATATGAATAAACTGATAAATAAGATTTTTATGAACAAGTATATAATAATATCAGGACTGAAAAGTTTGGAAAATATAAAGAACTAATGCATTTGTACTAATATCAACGACTTCGAGCAACGTCATGTAAGCCTTCCAACAAGGGGGTACAATAGTCATGAGAACGTTAACAGGGAAATCTACACATGACATAAATTAGACGAATAATCAAAGATTTTATGAAAAAGCAACGTCTTGGTTTGGCTGCATTTAGTCTCATCCTAACCTGCCTTCTATTGAGGGTGGCATTAATTTTTTCTGAGACATCCTTGGTTGgcctattatattaatactcaAATCGGCTAATATGTCCAACGTCATAGGGGAGTTTCTGGTGATCTTTCTTACACATCCTCTTTTGGCATTTTTTAAATGGTTAGCGTACCATCTCTATATCATACTCCCCACTTTGACTTCGTAAATAACATGTCCTCACCTGACTGCAATAATCTCCGGTATCTATGTTGGGTTTGGACTATGTATATCACATATCATCGCTGGTTGTCCAATTGTGAATTTTCTAGGTAATGCTCTGCACAATTTACCTTATCGATCCGCTATTTTTCTGTTCAGCTTAGAAATAGTCTTAAAGATCATCTCGAGATATTCTAATCTTTCTTCCAAACGTGACTTCCATTAAAGAAACTTAATCATTAACTGAATGATTGGATATTGAAAGTTGAGTGAAAACGTTTGCAGTATTTCTTCGACTCTTCCTTCCCCAAGCACTTTGATAAGTGCTCTTTTAAATGTACCCGCGAATTTTCGAACCTGACCATTTGATTGAGAATGTTTAAGGAGAGTTCTGACATGTTTATCTGTATTTAACAAATCAAGTTTGGAAAATTCTGATTATCAAAACCGAGGTTCACTTTCCTCACATCAACACTTTAGGAAAGCCAAAGCAACTAAATATTTGCTGTAATTTATCGAACTTAAAGTTTGTTGAAATAGACTCGATACAATCAGTTTAAGGTCACTACGTAAATGCACCAACGGCCACAGAAGAATTTTAGCTTCTAACAATACCGGAAAAGCCAACATTTATTCTAGGCCATAGATGAGCATAAGTTTCCAAACAATAAGATTCAATTTTTCGTGGAGGTCTGACTGCATTTGAATATGCAGAATATTTTATTACACAATCTTCAATCTGATGAGCATCTGCTTCACGTGATACCGAGGCTACATTGAAAGCGGATGGAGATTTAAATCATTTACTGAACGTACTGTATTCGATGGAACAAAGCGTGTATTCAGGCTCCTAATCCAACCAATACCAATGAGATCTAAATCATATCTATTTACTAAATAGTAAGTTCCGGTAAAACAACTTTCACTGAATTGAACAGCGCATTTAATCACCACAACAAGTTTAGGTATATCACCAGGGTTCTAAAATGTACAGTCTGTCAGTAATAAAGATAGGTAACCTATAAACTAACAGATTTCTTCGCAATAAATATAAAGTTCACACACATACTCAGTTGTGATCGGTTATGAATGATTTTTGCTAGTAAAGTCACAAACTATTTTTTGTCTGATATGTTGAGTAGAAATGTTGTATACATACTGAGTATGTGGCTTTTTCGACTAAGGTAAAAAACCTCTCGTGATCCTGGATTCAAATGATAACTTGCACACCAAATAACTTCTTTATGAAAATGGTCCACATTCGAACCCTGATTTGAGCGAAAAGATCTCATGTAGAGTATATTGATACTGATGAAGGGAAACTGAAATTGTAGTTTTAATCTGTGTGCACAGAGATCCGTCAAATGCTTCTTTTTAACGTTTATTCAGGATTAGTTGAATAGTGCTTAAAGCACGTGAATTCCGGTTATCGGGTTTGGATTCTAATGCATCTACCTAGGTTTAGACAGCTAGATAGTATTGTAAAACACGACAGTAGGAATGTATGTTTATAGCAAGAAGTTACAAAGTTTACATAGTAGATATACATAGCCTTCAATCGTCCATTTGCATCTTCCGATGTGTTCTACAATTTGAATTGTCTTCTCGACTGGCCAACACCGTGCTTTCAATATACTGAAACTCACCACTCTGTCCGACAACTGTTGCAACTCCGACACCACGTTCCGCTACACACTACTTACAAACGTCCTTATGAGCGGAGCTCACTACAGTACCAATAGCCATTACGTAGAGTGGCtagaatatgaataaataagcCTGTACATGGTAAATCAGTCGCACTAAAACTCGATTTAAGCATATTCGTACTGACTGACGAACCAGTGGATAATCATATTTTAAGTGGTTAATATTAAGAAtttgaaattttacaaaaagCCTTATGAACTCGATAGATTTTAAGATTTTATATTCACATTTGAATATTCTTCAGTAAGCGCTAAAGCTCATCGGAAACGATAACTGAAATCCTAATAAGaatataatacaaagatttgcaTTCCACATAAGATGAATACCATATATATTCAAACGAGCAATTTCTAAATAACTATGTACCCCAaaagtaaattaattaaaaatatgacaACATCAACGTATTTGAACAGCAGTCTGATCTTGTTCGAAaacataataatataaaatttagGAAAGAAAAGTTTTGAAAAGAACCTGAGGAAATATCTCAGACTATCGTCGCTAAAtgccttgaagaaatccatttgATAGATGATTGTTCACACTATTAACAATACTAACTAATTCTGTACAGAAAGTAATATAAACAAGTTACAGTTTATTTGATAAGTGTGGATTATAATTACAATTATCCTGAATATACATGTTCAAGATGATTATGTAGTAATCGCACTCCCGTTTTCTACACATTCTTTGAATTATCAACTCGATCATCCTCTCCGCATTCAACACGAACAAAGTCTTCAAGGACCATTTCATTCCGTGATAAATGTTTGCCCACACATATAGTTTCATCTAATAGGAAGGGTTGTAGCAGAAGAGATTTCTCTTCTTCCGGATCGGCAGCTGGATTTTCAACAGATTCTAATCCAGGATTTGGATTCATGCCAACAATATGCTGACAAACTTGTCTCCCCAAACGTGAAGCTCGTTCATACCATGGATCATTGGCAGGCtgacataaaataaaaaaacatagtGAAAGGGTTAGAAGTGTTAATTATTCAGTATAGTAagatatatataatgaaaagaaACAGCCCATCGTCGTGAAGTTTCGGATGTCAGATAATACTGAGTTACCAAGTTTTACAATAGGGGATGaaatgattgattaattatttaagAAGCTGTATTACCTTTAACGTTATATCAGGTTCTGAGATAACTGCTTAGGTAAACGAAGTCCGTGTTTCTCGCCGAAATTACACATACACCAATCAACATTCAATGGCTTGTGCTGTAtgagtaatatttattatttatttatttgaacacataaaattggtacaagggggcaccaaatatatatgcgccacacaaaacaatgagaattcgaagagaaaaaagaaggtaaggagcgtaaaaaaaggacaataacgaacagatcaGTGTAagatagtgtaataataataataataataataataataataataataataataataataataataataataataataataatgggggaaacggaaaggtacaatcagaagaaatctgaAGGAATAAACAACAGTTAAGGAAAAAACAATcgttttttatgaagaaagtaaaaggttacagtaggattgccactggcttctattctgaaccacatctgataacgtctctaaccGCTGTgctgcaccatctctaggaccccagccagggagtcatgaaggaccaacagaagccagccctttgcagctttctttcataccacgacaccatgtcatatttTAGACGTCAACATAATGATCATATTTATCAAGGAATCATATCAAGTACAATGTTGTTGGTTAGCTTCCTCATATTCTAAAATTAAAAACTAAGACCAAGTTATTTATGTTGCTTAGGATGTAAATTCCTGGTTGGATttttaaagaaatgaaattaATCAACTGCATTTTCGAAAGAACAATAAGGTGCTGATATCTGTATTTAATTTTCTATTGTTGTGGTGAGTTCTGATGAAAAATTAGGTAGTGTCTCCAgaattgtgtgaataaaaatcaaaataatagaCAGCTACATGTAATTTTATCTAGAACGTTGAAATTCATATCCAACATTTTTTTAAGAGCTTTGATTCTACATGAAATGAAAATGTCGGAGAACAATAAGAAGCTTTACATATGACACAAAAAGTAGTTAGGATCCTCACTACATAGTTTTCTGACAGATTGTACAGCTTTTGAATTAGAATAAGCCATTCCTTTCCtggaaatataaaaatatttcacaCACAAAACGTATCTCTAAATCCGTTTTTGCAAGCGTAAAGTGATATAAGTAATGGGTTCTATCGAAAAATCTGACACTTAagtttttattaaatgaaaaaagCTTGTAGTGTTTAGAATTAAGTTAGGATGATGATCATGTAAAAATCAACTAGTTCAGAAAGCATTCCAAAGTATGTAAAATATTAGTTGAAGTTTCATGCTTCAATATGGCTCACGATGATCACAAGCTGAATCGCAAATAAAAACTAGACTTACTTTGTCATTCAATGGTCTATAGCGAATGATAGCAGCATACTTTCCAAAGCGGACATCTCGTATCCCTTGTAATATACTCTCTGAGCTCGTGTGTGAATAAATAGCCAGACAACTTGTGCTAGTGTTATCAGGGACACAAAGTCCGACAGCTCTTTTTAGTCGAATACTTTCACCAATAGATCCCATGGCTGCAACCGTAATATCTTTCAAGGTAGAGGAGTTGGAGGTTACCAACTTATCCAACTGGTCGGAATCCAACGATAATTT
This window encodes:
- a CDS encoding hypothetical protein (EggNog:ENOG410VCFT~COG:K) → MSCKTDISVFVACPGSFTSDPSYPFPNCLQIKDRCASTICIHGDCVSSKDGQESYCICPEGTYGKYCELTLGQWGQWSPWSECSPNCGLYNHRRRMRTRDCLGEACSGGLGYLHMEFCDTKPCSDEKLMLSRINSSEIQKLKMLQVQGTRYVEISGEIAKYLLLITCIFSVTTVTAMIIVVYCL
- a CDS encoding hypothetical protein (EggNog:ENOG410VCH9~COG:J~BUSCO:EOG091G0E11) produces the protein MNVLIFPTLACKTSKFCVHIRLFSQAADKALLYKLRKLTGFTFSACKEALIKHENDLDRAKEWLASEAVSRGWEKAGKLAGRAMNEGLLGVLGSRSHAIIVEVNCETDFVARNHSFQSLVATAAETVLTNYNGPTKLSLDSDQLDKLVTSNSSTLKDITVAAMGSIGESIRLKRAVGLCVPDNTSTSCLAIYSHTSSESILQGIRDVRFGKYAAIIRYRPLNDKPANDPWYERASRLGRQVCQHIVGMNPNPGLESVENPAADPEEEKSLLLQPFLLDETICVGKHLSRNEMVLEDFVRVECGEDDRVDNSKNV